From the genome of Oryza glaberrima chromosome 1, OglaRS2, whole genome shotgun sequence:
CTCCCAATCCATTTCCGGTTCATCAAAAGATTTGTGTATTTTATGCTCATCGATCGAGCTACTTTCATATGCAGTGTGGAGTTGGGCATGTCATATGTTCGTCCTGCCATGGCAAGCTCCTCGACACAAGCCGCTGCCACATGTGCAGCCGGGACGGCGGCTACCGGCGCTgcgtcgccgtcgaccacatCCTGTACGCCATCACGGTGCCCTGCCCCAACGCCGCCCACGGCTGCGCCGCCAGGACGCCCTACCACGACAGCCACGGCCACGCCGCCGGGTGCCCCCACGCGCCGTGCTTCTGCCCCGAGCCCGGCTgcggcttcgccgccggcgccaccgccgcgctgctcgcccaCTTCACCGGCACGCACGGCTGGCCGGCCACCGTGATGTGGCGCCGCAGGGCGGCGGTTGGCGTCCCGCTCCAGGAAGGCAAGCGGGTCCTCAGCCTcctggacgacgacggccgcggcAGCCACCTGTTCCTGCTCAACGTCGCGCAGGCCGGCGAGGCCGGCCTCGTCGGCACCGTTCtcgccgtggaggcggcggcggcggcggcggccc
Proteins encoded in this window:
- the LOC127759953 gene encoding E3 ubiquitin-protein ligase SINA-like 11 — protein: METTSTGSSRQRSSVATIDLDALDCTICYNPLQPPVFQCGVGHVICSSCHGKLLDTSRCHMCSRDGGYRRCVAVDHILYAITVPCPNAAHGCAARTPYHDSHGHAAGCPHAPCFCPEPGCGFAAGATAALLAHFTGTHGWPATVMWRRRAAVGVPLQEGKRVLSLLDDDGRGSHLFLLNVAQAGEAGLVGTVLAVEAAAAAAAHGHGDAPRFECKVSFDRRGTGWRQSSTFGVRSTNLSGGLPADGFAFVAPNPPPAAASVTITLFDISSGEPGSALRPVLPRSRRSRTRLSATTTAAVAVFLR